One Amblyomma americanum isolate KBUSLIRL-KWMA chromosome 8, ASM5285725v1, whole genome shotgun sequence DNA window includes the following coding sequences:
- the LOC144100413 gene encoding uncharacterized protein LOC144100413 — protein MAKLAKISALLAVFGDLFIFTVKSVTGDEDSNFQHFFDLGEDCKQMMAAAQTCLVNADLPGADRYSEKLRFSRVRENMNNCLQREFNRGFYQFETCKAPTANDTLHDCLRIGLQTYEAKLIGAEARRFIVHVKDCVFERLKQGRAYVERMTTVLAGQAGDADREPLPVYLELPLKMTTSGRTSA, from the exons ATGGCGAAGCTGGCAAAGATATCTGCCCTCCTGGCTGTGTTCGGGGACTTGTTCATCTTCACTGTCAAGAGTGTAACGGGGGACGAGGACAGCAACTTCCAGCACTTTTTCGACCTAGGGGAAGACTGTAAACAAA TGATGGCGGCGGCCCAGACCTGCTTGGTGAACGCAGACTTACCTGGAGCGGACCGCTACAGTGAGAAG CTCCGCTTCAGTCGAGTTCGAGAAAACATGAACAACTGCCTCCAAAGGGAATTCAATCGGGGATTTTACCAATTTGAAACATGTAAAGCTCCAACTGCG AACGATACATTGCACGACTGCCTCCGAATAGGCTTGCAAACATACGAG GCAAAGCTAATCGGCGCGGAAGCCAGAAGATTTATCGTCCATGTAAAG GACTGCGTGTTCGAGCGGCTGAAGCAAGGGCGGGCCTACGTGGAGAGGATGACGACCGTTCTGGCAGGACAAGCAGGCGACGCCGATCGCGAGCCGTTGCCTGTTTATCTAGAGCTTCCTCTGAAGATGACAACCTCAGGCCGCACGTCAGCTTAG